DNA from Chelonia mydas isolate rCheMyd1 chromosome 3, rCheMyd1.pri.v2, whole genome shotgun sequence:
tttcaccaacatcagcgtgggatggctgggaaaggtacatgacgctcgcatcttcaggaactctggtctgtttcaaaagctgcaggaagggactttattcccagaccagaaaataactgttggggacgttgaaatgcctatatgtatccttggggacccagcctaccccttaatgccatggctcatgaagccgtacacaggcagcctggacagtagtcaggagctgttcgactacaggctgagcaagtgcagaatggtggtagaatgtgcatttggatgtttaaaggcgcgctggcgcagtttactgactcgcttagacctcagtgaaaccaatattcccactgttattactgcttgctgtgtgctccacaatatctgtgagagtaagggggagacgtttatggcggggtgggaggttgaggcaaatcgcctggctgctggttacgtgcagccagacaccagggcggttagaagggcacagtacgcatcagagaagctttgaaaacaagtttcatgactggccaggctacggtgtgaaagttctttgtttctccttgatgaaaccccccgccccttggttcactctacttccctgtaagctaaccaccctcccctcctccctttaatcattgcttgcagaggcaataaagtcattgttgcttcacattcatgcattctttattcattcatcacacaaatagggggacgactaccaaggtagcccaggtggggtggtggaggagggaaggaaaatgccacacagcactttaaaagtttacaactttaaaatttattgaatgccagccttctgttttttgggcaatcctctgtggcggagtggctggttggccggtggcccccccaccgtgttcttgggcgtctgggtgtggaggctatggaacttggggaggagggcggttggttacacaggggctgtagtggccgtctgtgctccagctgcctttgctgctgctcaaccatacactggagcatactggtttggtcctccagcagcctcagcattgaatcctgcctcctctcatcatgctgccgccacatttgagcttcagccctctcttcagcctgccacctctcctcccggtcattttgtgctttcctgcactctgacattatttgcctccacgcattcgtctgtgctctgtcagtgtgggaggacagcatgagctcagagaacatttcatcacgagtgcgttttttttttctttctaatcttcactagcctctgggaaggagaagatcctgtgatcattgaaacacatgcagctggtggagaaaaaaaagggacagcggtatttaaaaagacacattttataaaacagtggctacagtctttcagggtaaaccttgctgttaacattacatacatagcacatgtgctttcgttacaaggtcgcattttgcctctccccaccgcatggctaccccctcaaccctcccccctccccgtggctaacagcggggaacatttctgttcagccacaggcaaacagctcagcaggaacaggctcctctgaatgtcccctgaagaaaagcaccctatttcaaccaggagaccatgaatatctctgtgttatcctcaggagagtgagatatcaaaGAACGGAtattgtttgaacgccagcaaacatacactgcaatgctttgttgtacagtgattcccgagtacgtgttactggcctggagtggtaaagtgtcctaccatgaaggatgcaataaggctgccttccccagaaaccttttgcaaaggctttgggagtacatccaggagggccgcgaatgccagggcaaattaatcctttcacatgcttgcttttaaaccatgtatagtattttaaaaggtacgctcaccggaggtcccttctccgcctgccgggtccaggaggcagccttgggtgggttcggggggtactggctccaggtccagggtgagaaacagttcctggctgtcgggaaaaccggtttctcagcttgcttgctgtgagctatctacaacatcatcatcttcttcgtccccaaaacctgcttccatgttgcctccaccTCCatttgaaggagtcaaacaacacggctggggtagtggtggctgaaccccctaaaatggcatgcagctcatcatagaagcggcatgtttggggctctgacccggagcggccgttcgcccctctggttttctggtaggcttgcctcagctccttaagtttcacgcggcactgcttcggatccctgttatggcctctgtccttcatgccctgggagattttgacaaaggttttggcatttcgaaaactggaacggagttctgatagcacggattcctctccccatacagtgatcagatcccgtacctcccgttcagtccatgctggagctcttttgtgattctgggactccatcatggtcacctctgctgattgagctctgcatggtcacctgcagcttgccacgctggccaaacaggaaatgagattcaaaagttcgcagttcttttcctgtctacgtggccagtgcatctgagttgagagtgctgtccagagcggtcacaatggagcactctgggatagctcccggaggccaataccgtcgaattgtgtccacagtaccccaaattcgacctggcaaggccgatttaagcgctaatccacttgtcggggtggagtacggaaatcgatttttaAGACCCCTTTAAGTCGAACTAAAGGGCTTCATCatatggacgggtgcaggtttacatcgatttaacgctgctaaattcgacctaaagtcctagtgtggACCAGGACTATGACAACACAAATGTCACTGTAATGACTGTGATGGTCACCTTCTTAAGAACAAACTCTTATTTTTGTTCTACTAAAAACCTGAaggaaatgagattaaaaaatctggttttaaaaTTAAGGGTTAAGGATTCAGTTTACACATACAAGCAAGGAAATTAAGACCTGAGGTtgctctgggtttctgtgcttcttcccacccccttcaAATATTGTGTGGGGGTGTAAGCTGCACGATATTGATTTAAGTCAAAGGGAGAGATTTAGTTAAAAGCTGCCCACCACTTGGAAATTTTACAGAGTTCTGATCTGCCAGCTGTATATTTACTGGTTTCTTCATAACGTATTCCTGAAAATTATAACATTCTGCTGGGACAAAGAAGAAAATTTAGGAGAGAGCCTCCTGATTTTGGTTAGGTTCTTAGTTATTTCCATCAGGGTTAAGGAATAAAGGATGAACACAAACTGTAAGTTCAATATTTTATAGATCATAAAGAGTTTGTATATTCGTCAGCTGAATTGCTCTGCAATGTGTCCTGGCTATATGTCAGAGGAAGTCTTATGTTAATTTGCTGTATTGATGAAATATCTCTGTTTGCTTTCAGGTCTTGAGTCTAAATTTAAGAACTTATAAAAATGGGCAGAATTTTCTTGGACCATATTGGTGGCACTCGTCTGTTCTCCTGTGCAAACTGTGATACAATCCTGACCAACCGCTCTGAGCTCATATCAACTCGCTTTACAGGGGCCACAGGGAGAGCCTTCCTTTTTAATAAGGTTGGTAAGAAATTAGATGCTGAGAGAGATCttcttgcttttgaaaatcaagtctgGGGGGGGGCTAAGAATCGATCATGTTAACTGTTCTTGGATTCAGTCGACATCGTgctgttgtgatttttttgtttaaagggtgttgtggggggggggggttggtggtttttttttcctttctaagttgCTCTTTAGGTCATTGAAATTTCACCATAAACTGCCTAAACTATTGCAGTTAGTGTTTAAAAGGCTACAGGGAGGATTGTGAATTTAGTATCTTGCCAAAGTGCATGCAGTTAAACTCGAAGTATTCTGAATTCTATAATGTAAAGTTCAGGTTCATTGTAATACTTTTACGCAGGGTTCCAAAgagatttacatttattttttgtctaATCTATTCCAGATTTTTATACTGTGCCTATTGCTATATCTTTAAATTTCACAACACCATTGCAAGTGTGTAGATAAatactgtccccattttacaggcaggtATAGTGATGTACAAGTTGGTATcttgactaagggtatgtctacactgcccaccgGATCGGCgagcagcgatcgatccagtgggggtcgatttatcgcatctagtctagacgcgataaatcagcCCCCAAGTGCTCTCCTGTGGACTCCTGTACTCCGCCGCCGCAAGAGGTGCCGGTGGagtgacgggggagcggcagcagtcaactcactgcggtgaagaccccacagtaagtcgatctaagtacgtcaacttcagctatgatgttcacgtagctggagttgcgtaacttagatcaatttccacaccccctagtgtagaccagggctaagattggcagagttgggaatgaGAATATGGCTCTGGGGGGGGATATTTATGTAGAGACCAGATTTTTTAGGCTGACTCTGACTTAACACAAATTTTCTGTGCTTTCTCAACAAATATGGCCAGGTGATCGGGGATGTATTTTCTTGAAATTGACCATCAGCAACCAGACCTTGGTAACGCTTTTTTGTCAGCATAGTCCTCCCAGGTACAGGCAGAAGTGTCTTCAGTTAGTTATGCGTGGTTTCAGAAAGCACTGCTGTGGTATGTGTTGAGTTCTGTCAGTAGGTCATATATGCAAGTCTTCTTCCGTATACTGCACATGTGTAAGGAAAGACAGCAGTAAATCTGTCCTCATACTAGTCCAAAAAGTGTTGGATCTTTGGGTCCAAATTCTGTTTGAGAAACAGTGAGTTTTGGTTAAGGCTTTGATTGTTCTCTGCAACCCCAATTTGCATCACTGTCAAGTATCAGATTATTTAAATGTAATCTCCATTACAGTTGTCATAGACACTGCTTTTTTCAGCAAATTATTTACACTATTTCCACATGTTTAGTTACCTAAACAAGTTACGGGTGGATTTTTTTAACTGCTAGGATTAAGGAAGGGAAGGCATGCATTTGTACCAGCCCTAAAAGGCATACGTTTGTCAGCTCACTCAGTTTCTTTCTCaggaggtgggattttcaaaactaccAAAGGGATTTAAGAGCCCAAGTCCCGTTGACCTTtgttgaaagtcagtgggatttataCTCTTAAATCTCATCTTAATTTTTTCCCTGAAAACAGTTTTTAACTCTAATATTCCAGTGACTAAATTGACCAATCTATTCCCGTCACCACACCCATTGCTAATAATGGGTTTGGTATCAAGAAATTACTTCTGACATCAAGGGGTTACTAAACTGTCGCATTGTGAGTAGCTTTATCTAATTGCTATGCCTTAGTTGGGCAAACTAAATACTTTGTACTTGTGCTTTTTGTAGCAGGATCTCGCTGTGCTTGAAAAACAAAGTAGGCTCAGAACACCCTTGTGAGGTTGATCCTTGCAAGCTCTGCCCGCACAGGCAGCAGAACTTTGATAGTTGCATCTGTTACGTTTCAGCTCCCAGTATGCACAGTGCCACAGGCTCTTCACTTAGACCTTTTGTACTTCGACAGAGGTGCCTTGGATTTCCTAGTAACTGGAATATGGCTTTGAGTCTTGCCTTCAATAGGCTTAACCCTTCTCCTCATCCCCTTTATATTTTTCTCAGGTGGTAAATCTGCAATATAGTGAAGTTCAAGATCGGGTCATGCTCACTGGCCGCCACATGGTTCGAGATGTGAGCTGCAAGAACTGCAACAGCAAACTGGGTTGGATCTATGAATTTGCCACTGAAGACAGCCAGCGCTACAAGGAAGGCCGTGTTATCCTGGAAAGAGCTTTGGTCCGAGAGAGTGAGGGATTTGAAGAGCATGTTCCGTCCGATAATTCCTGAAGAGACTTCGGCCTCTTTCGTGGTTTTCTTCAGTGaaactcaaaaaataaaaaataaaattaaaaaaaaaaacaaaaaaaattctacttaTATACACTGTCACCTTAGCATCAGAGTTGGATTCATTGAACTATGGACTGGGAAAGATTGTGAGAGTATTTCAGATGGAAACTTCCTTTCTTTATtcctttaatttttacttttctcCCAACAGGTGTTTGTAGAGAATGTCGAACAgatgctgtaattttttttctcctctgtgtTTACATCTCTTAGATCTGAGATTATATCTGCAGCTAACAGTGGGGTGAAAGGAAAATAATCCGGTTATATCTTTTGTTAGAGAAATCAGTGGTTTTTAGTTCATATAAACTGATACATCAATAGAAAATTATTTTATGTCcaaaggtgtttttttaatttactttccaATTTTTGACCTAAGTTTTTAACTTTATTACCCAGTCATTTCACCAGATATACTAGTTTAAGAAAAGAGATCTGAATTTGTGATGAGTGCGAAAGGTTCAGTGTTGGTACGGCTTGTGCTGGCCATTGTGCCATATTCTTGTTGAGGTTGATCGGTAGCACAGAGCCCATTCTTTCTTGTCATTCTTGACCCAAAGATGTCACCAGTCTTCATTTATTTGTAAAGTCCCTTTCACCATGTAACTGCTGATTGGAAGCTATTTTTGAAATAGGGCAAAACTgcttggctttttttcttttaactgatgTAATTTATAAGCATAGTAATAATCTAAAGTAATAATTGTCTGTTTAGTCTTGTGTTGCTTTAAAAGTCAGAAGCTGTTTGTAATGATGGGGTTTACTGAGTAACTACTGTTACAGTAGTGAATGTggttttttccttttcatctctTTACTAACCTCATTAAGTAGATAAAGCTATTGCAAATCTTAATTCTTGTTCatatggttttctttttttaacccaagaCTTCGTGTTTTAAAACACAGCTACAGggtaggaggaggagaatgctAGCATGTGCATTCATGCGTACAATCTGCAACTTCTTTAAACAGCTTGTTTTCAAATGCTGCTTCTGGTATTGAAACTCGTATCTCTCTCACAATTTTGTTGCATCTTTCTATTGTGATGTTAGACCTTTTTTTGTCTTTCCAACCAGCAGAACAGGCTTGCCTGGTTGTAATTACTGACTTGATTCCTGCTTCCTTCCCGTAGAAGTCAACTATTTTAAGATATTGAAATCTTACTTATCTCTTGGCGAAAATGTTCTCCATTACCTTTCTTAAGGGTGCCCAAACATTGTGACTTGGAACCACACTGACAACTTGCTAAGAGCCCAATGGCTGCACCTAATTTGAATGTTATGTACTGTTCTTTATCAGAAATAAATATGCATAGATATAGTTTCTGCCTGAACTTATATTTTTTGTTAACCAGCAACTAATATTTGTTTAACTCCACTAACAaacaatgtaaacaaaacaaGGCATCCGTAGCCCTATCTCTGTATCTGAAACAGCAGACAgatgagttgggggggggggggggggaatattccAGAGGGTTCCTTTGGACATTGGGCTCTGCTTTGGCCACCCCATGGCTTAAATCTGTCATCTATTAACTTAAAAGTAGCTTTACTATAGAACTGTCACTTAGAGGGAACACAGTGTAGATTCACATACCAGAACTCTTTGAATCAAGGTACATAAACAGTAGTGTAACTAGTGCCTCAAGTGAGCCAGCTCTTCATGAACCCGAAAATCCCCATTGGAGTGATTCTCTGCAGTACTCTGTGTCCTTTTAGTGTTACAGTACAATAAAATGTGTTTCGTCCTGAATTGTCTCCCACCAGTGTGATGTTTTTACCTTTGATGATTTGCAAAATTCAGTGCTTCATAGGATCAGTCAATTGAGCAAATGACTGTGGTTCCACAATATAAGATAACAAGAAATGGTTCAACCTTTCATGTTGTCTGAGCAGGTGGCAATAAGAGCACAACCAAGGAGTACTCATGGTTTAGCACGGTGGTTCTCAATGCAGCACAATCAGCACCCatctgtggcccatgtgacatcctccgGTCCGTAACCAGGATGGAGTGGGAGGAGCACCGGCCCAGGATGCAGAGCaggccggtgggggggggggggaaatggggcagtgcaggatcaggcctagcagcagcagtgccccccagcagaattgggcccagcagcattgggaggaggctagggtgctcagcaccccaccGTGCAGGATTGCAGGTCCAGTTaccccagctggagcaggctcCCTGGCCCTAGGACCCTGGTGGGCAGGGCATGCTGTATCGCTGAGGTAGGAAACTAATGAGCACGGGGAGGTGGTGCAGGGACTAGGGCTGCAGGATAGATTCTACATGGGAGGACTGGTAGCTGGGGGCAGT
Protein-coding regions in this window:
- the YPEL5 gene encoding protein yippee-like 5, whose translation is MGRIFLDHIGGTRLFSCANCDTILTNRSELISTRFTGATGRAFLFNKVVNLQYSEVQDRVMLTGRHMVRDVSCKNCNSKLGWIYEFATEDSQRYKEGRVILERALVRESEGFEEHVPSDNS